ttaattaaaaaattaaaaaaaaatcacaaaataacaTATGGTAGTCATTGTTCACAAttcgttaactattttaataattatgttaacaaaaaggaccaaattaaacaaatagacaaatattataattaaattgaataaaaaaatattataaccagattaaaaaaattaagcaaagattataatcaaatcaatatttaaacttaaaaaatattaagaatataataattagttatttttccCTCCATAAACCAATGACAAACAAAAAggattttgttattatttatatatatatatatatatatatatatatatatatatatatatatatatattatcggTAGATTTGAGATGAAAGTTTTTGTATAATGTCATGTgcatgataaattaaaaaaagttaataaatttaaatataaaattactctTTTGTCCCTattgttaaattactcttttcaaatttagttaaaattaattttagttaatagaaaaaataatgtatttttaaaataaacattttagtaagtgtaattaattaaaaataatatatgattgattgaaaataattttcttttaaatatttaattaaaaaaataataccatcaattaaataattttgtcattattaaatttattagtatttcaaataatattattttaaacaaaattggagatgaaatttgaaacaaaagaCATGAAAATCTTTATGCGTACACAAAAAAGAAGACATTACCCCAAAATCAGTTCCTTCACCTCTCAATGCAAGGCCATATTTGTAATTTCGCTTGTTATCTTCAGTAAATCACGAAAGATCTATGGTATTTGAGAGGATGACAATTTGTTCTCTCGTCCAGAAATCAGCTTAAATAAGTTGGAACAAACAGGAAATTAATTCAGGTAATTCTCTCTCGTGAACAGAAAATTTCCAAGTTCAAACACAGTCTAATAGTGagagtttatattttttttttatgtttgaaaatattaacTTTGATAATCCtacttttactattttcaaattcattactAAAATTGGACTATATGCTATTTTTAGCCTCTTGGTCTTTGCAAGCtaattttatcttcatttttcaagttttataattttttttctgacttctccaaCAGTTTAGTAAAacgtgtaaaaaaatattttaataattaaattttgataattttcttttttcaatgtTATGTGTTaagtttttgaataaattttttgtttttttttttattttttttttattttttaattataaatcaatttttttcattatctttgTTCATGACCCTTTTGCAGTTAGTCATTGCAGAACATAGTTAGTTAGTTATGGACAAGCCAATCTACAAAGGTACGTTTCAAAATTACCAAGCCAAAATGCAAGCAGGTCAACAGGAACTCCAACACCTTCTAATCAACAAAATGCATTTTACAtaggaaaaaaagaaatcaattcCCTTCTTCTGCTACTGGTACAAAGTTTTACAATAGTTGGAATCTCGCCCtatttatatcattatatttatatgatgtAACcctgtaaaaaaattataaacaaattaacaaacaaatacaaaataaaagagatGGAGTTGTTTCTCTCCCATCTCCTTTGCCCTGCATATTTAAACGTCCGTTCATCTCCCATAGACAAACAACATTCTGCAAAAGCGTGTAGACAGCccaaatttataaatcaaaatgAAATTCGGAGAATAAACAAATCTGGTATCCGACAAGAGTGTTCCTTTGGCAACATCACTTATGTTTTTGCTCCAAAAACAAATGTCCCTGCAACAACAAAATCACTTGACATCAGAAacattttttaactttcttaAAGCATATATGTCTGCCGAAACAGATATGGTACTTAGGTATATAACTCACCTAGTGAAGGCATTAGAATAGACAGCACAACAATCCCAGCAACCTTGAGAGGCACACCAACTTTGAGCATGTCTTTGATTTCTATGTGTCCGGTGGCAAAGCCAACTACATTTGAAGGTGTTGAGGTTGGAAGCCAGAAGGCAAACTCGGTTGCTATTCCTCCAGGTACCATGAGAAGAAGCGGGTGCACGTGCATTGTTCTGGCTATGTGATAAAGAAGTGGCACAAGAAGAGTAGCAGTGGCATCATTGGAGGTGATGAACTCAGTAATAATGCTACATATCAGACTAACAGCAGGAACAATGGCCAAGTATGGGGCATCTTCCAAGAAATCCAAGGCTTGTGAAAGCACATCTGCTAAACCACTGGATTGTACTCCATCAGCTATGGCAAAACCAGCTCCCAGAAGCAAAATCAGGTTCCAAGGTAACCTTTTGCACTCATTCCAGCTCATTAGCTTCTCCCCCTCTTGCTTCATGTTTGGGATTATGAACAATAAAACAGCCACCATAACCTACATTATTTCCTTCTGTTTCATTAGTTCACGACTACAATTTTTTGTGTCATGAGTCAAACAAACACGATACTTACACTGACACTTCCATCTCCAACAAGACCGTGGAACAAAGATCCCCATCCAGGAATGTCATCTGTGATTCTTCTTGTCATCCACAATGCGATCAGCAACTGCATTAGTTCAAAACACATTAAGCTCCTCCGTGATTAAATgtagtaatttaaaatgtatatatttagaCTTGCATACCCCAAACACGGACAACACCATCTTCTCAGCGAAAGCCATGGGACCTGCAAACATCGATAAAGTATTGAATTTGCTTTAACTTTTTGGACGACAGGTCTataaagtatttttcttttctaccaAGGATGCAGTTTATTATTCGATAAAGCTGTAAAGGACATTTGAGACGTGTCGATAATGTGCATCGTTAAAATGCACCCAGCAACTTCCATGGGATGCTCATTCCAAATATGTCCGTCATCATTATCTCTCGCACCCACTTAGTACGATGAGGTCGGCCATCAACCTCTTCAATAATATTGaagtaagaagaaaaaacaaatgttttaaattttacttgCCTTTGGTGTGTCAGactatctttttcttcttctttttttcactttctatctaaatttaacaatttacaTTCAAAAACTTCATCAATCAAAGTatgcaaaaaagaagaagttctgtaatagtttttataagctgttatatattaattatattagctgtatttcttgaaaaatattgttaacaagttaataaatataaatttttttattctaattattatagaAATATACATTaaagatttttctgaattacagtaaaatatcatgatttaaatgttaaaataattttaaaaattgcaaGTCCTTAAAAAGAAGTGGTACCGTTTAAAAAAGAATGTTAACGTGTCCCACATTCCCCAACTTGTTCCTTTTATTCATTTTCCATCGTGAAGGTGGATGACGTTGTGTCCTCTCCACACCTCTTAAAACACAGTGATAATTATAGTCCTAGGTTTGATAAATGTATTAAatgtcatattttttattattaaaaaattaactaattagaacatatttatttttgtaaaatatctTCGAGGAAATTGGTAGATTGAAGTGACAGGTGTCGTGGTTGCCAGATAAGCATAAACTTGTGAATGGAAGGCCATGATGAAGAACAGGACACGTATAATTGAAAGATGCAAATGGAAGTAAAACAAAAGAGAGAATATAACACGACAAGGAAACGACAAGGCTGAAGCTTGGGAAGGTTTTTTCTGCGCCTCCCccattatattttctaattgcACAATCTGGAGAGTAAAGTAAACGAAAACTGTGTAAGGTTGAAGTCAGAAACTTACCAAGAGCTTCAAGGTCCCTTTTCAAGTGAGTTCTATCCAAGTAAGAAGACAAAGCACGACCCGAACCTTTGGGCACGTAGAGGAGACAGAGTATGCACCAAAAACAAATAAGGGTGAGAATAGCCACAGGGAAACCGTAGAAGAACCACGTGTTGAAGCTTATTGGTTTTGCTTCGGGGAAGAGGCTCTTCCACATTCCGATTATTATTAAGTTCACACCCGTTCCCGTTAGAGTGCTTATTCCCCCAATCGGCGTCGCGTACACCACCGTCAGAATCACCGCACGGCTGAACTTGTTCACCGCCCCCGATTGCTCGTGCACCGCAGGCAGCCGCTGCACGATCCCCGTCGCCACCGGCATCATCATCACCGCCGTCGCCACGTTGTGCAGCCACATGCTCACGAAGAATACCGTCGCACACAGCCCCAACAGTAACAGCGCTGGATTCACCGGATCGCCGCAAAACAGCAACGTTACCTGCAGGCCCCATGCCACGTTCACAAATCATATCACACTTCctaatgttttttctttgccactacagagaaaaagagaaatagaaCATAGCCTCTTTTCCCACCacctaatataaaatatcatctcACATTTCAAACCAGCCACAAAtagaaaaacaataatattctctatttattttcttataaatccttcccaattttaattaagaaaaaacagtatgaaagattaaatataataattaatcttCTGTGTTCATTACGTCTTCTATTTAAGGATTACAACTActtataagtaaaaaaatagaataattcaatacaaaattttcttccCCTTGCTTAGAGAGAAAAAAGTCAAGAATTCTATTATTTCAAAAGCAAATAATTGAGCATACGTGGCGATGAAACCGTCTGCCCAAAATAATggcaaaacaaatatttttttcttattatgaaCCAGAAAAAAAAGGTGTGAATAATCATAAAAGAATTGAAGAGATTGAATCAATAAAACCCCAGGATCGCTGATGGCTGACACTGATGAAAACTCAATTGCGATGGTAAAACAAGTGCGAAAATTGAACGAAAGTGAAGGCAAGAGGGGTGACTCACATTCAAGGCCAATCTCCGGTGAACGTTGTAGCGTTCGACGGCGAGAGCGAGAATGAAGCTTCCCAAAACGAGGGTGATGACATCATCCATGTAGGAGTGCGCCACGGTGTCAGCTGAAGCAATCCCGAAGATGGGGAAGAGAAACAAAGGACACATGGAGGTGACCGGAAGCGGCACGGCTTGGGTCACCCACCAAGTAAAAACCCAAGCAATCACACCAAGCATTTTCTGGCTCGTGGGTGGACCGTCAAGCTTCACGAAGAAGCATATGAAAAGGGACAACAAAGGTCCCAGAATGACATAGAAGTTTTGCAGTGTTAGAATCGTTTTGAAGGTGAAGGAGACGCCTCTCTGTGTTCCCTCCGCTGCCTCCTGAATGGGCAGAAGAGGTACCTTGTGGTCATCGGAAACATGTGACTCTGTGTGTTCTCCGATCATCTTGCAGAGAACCAAGAACTGCTGTTACAGAGAATGGTTTTGCCGTGGAAGCTTTTGTTGGGTAGAAATAAATATATGCGTGGAGgatttattattgaattttcagAATTAGTGgacaaatttgttttcttttttgctgTGTTATTCTTATCTGGATGAGAATGAAGGTAAGAATAGtgttgtaattataattataattacttaCATCTACAAATCTACAAGACTACAAACATACAACATAATCTGATGTGGATGTTTGTTTAAGGACGTGGCAAATACAACgtaatctttatttatttatgaagcATGTTTTTGTGAGGTGGAACGTATTGTATAAGATAAGGGTACTTCATCCATTATGAATGTGGTTGTAGCTATTATGCTAATTAAATGTcgaaattattttaatacgATCGATCCGGagagggaaaaacaagaataaaacatTTGAAAGGTTAAATCTGTGCAGATGATTTACAACCAGAGTATACAAGGGGTTTAATTTAcgaaattattatgaaattaatttataagtatgTGGTGATTAGTTTTGGCacgtgaaagaaaaaaaaaatggagaagaaatataatattatcatgaGTTTGATTTATGAGTATGTGGTGATTAGTTTTGGCATGTgacggaaaaaaaaaaatgaaactaggTCTCTTTTCTCTTTGGTTTCGTACATGGATCGCAGCATTGCTGTTATTCTCAGATTCGGAAatcattattaatttatggTTACTTTCACGTGACCACTTATTAATTTATACGTACTATAAAGTCGAaatattttggaaaagaaaTTCAAACATAAGTATTATTATTCATCTTCTTAGCTTTCAaatttatcacttttttttttgtttttttccttaTATATGTTAAGTGTTTTTGGTAAGTTAAttcaacaatattaattaaaataattaatataattaatttaagctTATTGTTCaattaagtaatatatttattatattctacAATAATTctaccttttatctttttatactACAAACAAtaaatctaatattattttttgaaaaataatcattactttttcgtaaaatattatttaaataattatgaataaaaatatttatattagttttaaattgagtaaaaggagaaaaataaaataataataataataattttatgttatgtaatttttaatatgttaaaaagggTAACTCTAAAAATATgattaacatttaataattatttaagataaaatctttgtttattatatattaaattaaccattcaaattataatatcaaaattaatatataaaatattataaatgtctAAGTAAATTAAAAGTTACTATTGAATGCAGCaagtattttattgatttttttatattgtacaATTCTATTTATCCTTGAATTTGAAGAGGGTTTGTAgaagtttaaatatttgtttatatattaagAAGGTACATGACTATATCATATTGTCCTACCTATACTTAGTTATTCATAATCATGATgtcaaataatcataaataactACTAACTAGGGTATAACTCTCTAACACGTCAATGGTTAAAGTCTATTAGTTACTTAAGTAAACCATTCGGGTGAGTTTTTTGTCCTGATATTTTGCgatataaaaacattaatacacatcaataaattaaaaaaaaaatgtgcataCGATTCTGTAGTAAACTTAGTGATTATACGTGATTgcgtaatataaaaaaaaaaaatgaatgaaaattataaGAAATGTACTATCATAGCTAAATAAAATTAGATGcagttaaacaaaaataaaaatattcaaaaagaCTACCTTTGCTCAAGATTATCTGATAAGAAATTATACGTGGTCtgtataaaagataaaagtatttatattttaattttaataaataaaataaaatcgacAAACTTATTTAGGAAACTAATGGAACATGTTGcttctaagaaaataaaatcttaaaaggagacgtggatatttaaaaaaaaaaaattgataaagctTGATAAAGTGTTAATATAGtatactttaataaatattttttactagtACACTTATGGATTCGCGTCACTGTTCCTATTGATTTTCACACTGAATTTGTTTTGAATAAACTGAAGTTTTTGTGCTTGGTTGGTGTTGGATAACTATGACCCtatattggattttattttAGTGGTTGTGGCACAACTAATCTACTTGATCTACTTGTTCAATATAATTGGTCAATGTTCATCTCTCTCTCGGGCCTAACCATTCATATCacgttttattaaaaatctgtctttttttttctatatatcatcattaatgtttaatattattaaccATTTGTACTAAATTAATTTCGTCTACATCAATGCATCCAATAATTGTCTCCTgaagttaataatatttttaatttacatttattattataaaaagatgTGACCATAACCAAACACCTATTATACGATGGCAATGGTGACCGAACACGACTTGAtccatgaaaatatttttgttatttatttaatactcAGTAAAGTTAACTATCCTCTCTTAAGAgggattaaaatataaattataatgaaatgaaatCAAATGATAATCACTGGTATGATTTTATGAGTGGAAATCAAAGACTTAACTGTCACTTTTATGAATGAACTTTTATCATTTCcgcagttttattttatattatattatttcactcttttatgaaaaaaattgtatatttgtgtcttttattttcataattgtattgatctttatctttttaaattaacgAATTCAGttctctaaaattttaaaaataagcaattttaaatattttttatatttaaatttaattattatgctAATTTTTTTACTGTTACGAAGTTTAcgaaatgattaaatttaaataaatttttaaaatcttgaaaattaattcattaactTCAAATTGCAACAATGAAAACTAAGTTTGACAAAATAAAACACATGACGAAAAACTTAGCTTtctgatttttcattttgttaatatGTTTGATGTCTAACTGttgatgtataattaaaaataatcttaagAAGACCGTGTCACTAAAATgatgttattttagtttttcttttaacattttttatatcaacCTGTCACTACATATTtaatatagattaaaatattctgttgatcctcatttttgtcgtaaaattttaatttggtcctcgtatttttattagtctcaattaggtatcgtttttgtaaattagtatcaaatAGGTCCTTTCTGTAAATAGAACTAACACCATTAAGTAGGTACCATGTGTCAGctccttattttttttgttaattttttttttaaatatttatgccacgtgtcaggtttgtagtgtgccacgtgtcaatctaatatagTGATTGTATGAAtcttggtcctcatttttgttgatttgatttcagttctaaatttttttttaaaaattttaattttatgtgctacaaatttagaataaatttaatttttttataaatgtaatgatgatacttttattacaagtgatatttctattacatatttttaacaatatttaatttatttaaatttatattttacattaaactttatttaaattttattttaaaattataaatatatagattaataaatttatatttgaaatatttgtataatattcaatatcaacaatattttagagttggcttaaaaataacaattttataaattcaaatggaaaattttaaaataattttataacaaattaaaagaaatatatttaaaattttaatattaaatacaattaatattattaaaatatttaataaaaatatcaattttaataaaataatcataacattatataaaaaagtaaaatttggtctaaatttggagtgcctgaaattgaaatttttttaaagaatttgggATTCAAATCagatcaaattaacaaatatgaggaccaaattgagattcatataataatttgacacgtgttaccatattagattgacacgtggcacactacagacatgacacgtggcataaatatatatatttttttaaataaaattttttttaaaaattttaaaaaaattcaaaaaattcaaaaaattcacaaaaacgaggagctgacacgtggcacctacttaacggtgttagttctctactaacggaaaagatctaattgatactaatttacaaaaataagaatctaattgagactaataaaaatacgagaaccaaattaaaatttaaaaaaaaaacgaggaTCAACGaagtattttaacttttaatatattattaaaatgcatcaaaatatatattaaagtaatGGTATACGAATTAAATGTATGATTACGTGtattagtatttaatttatgtatattgTCAGTAGTAAAACTTTAATACGcggatatttaataaaataaaataactttatcACATATACGCATTCAGGATGAGTATAATTCGGAGAAAGGAATAATATTTGGTGTTTACTTATTTTGAAAACGATATACATCATGTCTTTGTTGTAATAATTTGAAACGGtggtatttattaatttatttaggccaaaatattaattataattagtgaAAAGTAAAAAGGATATTAATAATAAGGGAGAGACAGTAATGATGCATGATTGTGTATAAGATTTGTGGGTGTGGGTATGGCAGGTGTCAAATGTGGGGCCACGATCTTAGGATACCATGTTGGGATGAGAGGCACAGAATGGAACACTGTGATGCACTTCATATACGTGGGACTCCCAGGTTGGAAATTGCATATTCagaattttaatatcaatgtCATTTCATTGCAATTTCAACAATCGCGTTGAATGAGTACAAAAAATCATAAACGCGTTTGGAGAGATGTAATGAAGATTTTTGGATACTGGATGACGAGGAATTTGTTTGAATGGTTATCTggacaaaaaaatttcaataaatattatcacTAGGTGAATTTACCGTAAGACACGGTATTAGTGAAATATGAGTTTAATCTGTAttaggaatagaaatattttcGATTTCAAAATCTAAACGATAAtgatctttatatattatttaacttttttattttgtataaaatttatacgTATATTGATTTATGTTGAGTTGGAAAATTGAGAGTGAAGattattatgaaattgattTAAGGAAAGAAAGTTCAAACATGAATGAAGTCCTTGAAAACTGAATTTAGaaatttatgataattgaaaacgaaatgaaatttaaaaacatttagcACCCATATACGACGGCAGCTAGTTGCGGTTGCAGACTAGGATTCGGATATGGTCAAGCCGCCTATTAGCAGCCACCACGAACCCGTAACTGGacatgttattaaaaataattactatataCTAATCgtcattttcatatattttgacgAAAATtcgacaaaaataaaaatttaattaaacacaaaataaaaaatataatcaaattgaataaaaaatagacaaaaataaacactaaatatatatttaaacctttAAATATCTAACACCGTATAACCCATTAAGCAGTGGTTAAAAATGAGACTGCCACATCCCTGTGACCACAGTTGAGATTTGtccacaaaataatacaaaataatagtaCTGATTTTGATGTCTACCTGTGTTGACAAAGCCCTATATATTCCACAAGTTCCTCATgttaaatataagaaagaaacATTGATATACATATACTTCAATTTCTGctttaaatataagaaagagTTCATTGATTGCACTCCACACAGTGAGAAAGACAAGCAATGCGGGCCACTCATTATGTATTTTCATTACAAATATCAAAACCAATCGTCCAATTCTGTTTAAGATGGCCTGCCCCAATTCAAATTCTTAAAACTCAATTGTAGGATTTAGTTTCTTAGGCCACATTAAactatttattatctattatatataaattaaataaattaaattacactcattatatatatatatatatatataatttttatcaaatttgtaaatttcagtaatttttgaaaaaaattgcagCAAAAATAATGCTATATAATGAGTGTATAGTcattatttaatgaattaaaaataattcaatcgttttttaataattaaatgtttatcaaattaattttttaaatcatttctaatctaattatatattttttacaatgtgattctgaaaataaaaaataattattttatgtaaaaaatagtttttaaaaaatggtaTCTTGAATCCTAAATATAAACCAGAAATAGAAACACCCTcctaaaatataagaaagatattttatctaaatgtattattatttaattattgtgtaAAAgatccaaataaataaaatcaatttatattttcttaactcTGATCTGAACCATGgttattatctttttaactcaatttagGAACAATTAGTATAATTTTAAGCGAAGTATCATTTATTCCACTCGAATGAAATATCAAAAATACTTTGAATCCTTCATCTTTCTTATGTTTTTAGGGACACAATTTTATTTAGAGAGTACTAATGTATCCTAAGAGCACTATTTAagacataataattaatgatttttgattctactatatttatattaaaatatagaataattaacttcactcatttaaataatataaatatataaatattatacaactgtaatgatttttataaatgatttcgAACATCAATAATCAgttttacaa
This portion of the Vigna unguiculata cultivar IT97K-499-35 chromosome 6, ASM411807v1, whole genome shotgun sequence genome encodes:
- the LOC114187956 gene encoding tonoplast dicarboxylate transporter-like — protein: MIGEHTESHVSDDHKVPLLPIQEAAEGTQRGVSFTFKTILTLQNFYVILGPLLSLFICFFVKLDGPPTSQKMLGVIAWVFTWWVTQAVPLPVTSMCPLFLFPIFGIASADTVAHSYMDDVITLVLGSFILALAVERYNVHRRLALNVTLLFCGDPVNPALLLLGLCATVFFVSMWLHNVATAVMMMPVATGIVQRLPAVHEQSGAVNKFSRAVILTVVYATPIGGISTLTGTGVNLIIIGMWKSLFPEAKPISFNTWFFYGFPVAILTLICFWCILCLLYVPKGSGRALSSYLDRTHLKRDLEALGPMAFAEKMVLSVFGLLIALWMTRRITDDIPGWGSLFHGLVGDGSVSVMVAVLLFIIPNMKQEGEKLMSWNECKRLPWNLILLLGAGFAIADGVQSSGLADVLSQALDFLEDAPYLAIVPAVSLICSIITEFITSNDATATLLVPLLYHIARTMHVHPLLLMVPGGIATEFAFWLPTSTPSNVVGFATGHIEIKDMLKVGVPLKVAGIVVLSILMPSLGTFVFGAKT